A stretch of the Vigna radiata var. radiata cultivar VC1973A chromosome 7, Vradiata_ver6, whole genome shotgun sequence genome encodes the following:
- the LOC106767389 gene encoding probable polyol transporter 3, translating into MEQGGREDQTTTFNKYAFACAIVASMVSIISGYDTGVMSGAIIFIKDDIGISDTQQEVLAGILNLCALVGSLAAGRTSDYIGRRYTILLASVLFMLGAILMGYGPNYAILMVGRCVGGVGVGFALMIAPVYSAEISSASSRGFLTSLPELCIGIGILLGYVSNFFLGKLTLKLGWRLMLGVAALPSLALALVIMAMPESPRWLVMQGRLEGARKVLLKVSNSTKEAELRLSEIKVAVGFDETCGKVPEKSQGEGVWKELLVRPTPEVRWMVIAAVGIHFFEHATGIEAVMLYSPRIFKKAGVRSKDKLLLATVGIGLTKIIFLLMALFLLDKVGRRRLLQISTGGMICGLTLLGFSLTMVDQSSEKVLWALSLSIVATYAYVAFFNIGLGPVTWVYSTEIFPLKLRAQGASIGVAVNRTMNAVVSMSFISISKAFTIGGSFFMFAGVSVLAWLFFYFFLPETKGVPLEDMQLVFSKKSCAKNLVTKT; encoded by the exons ATGGAGCAGGGTGGCAGAGAAGACCAGACCACCACCTTCAACAAATATGCCTTTGCTTGTGCTATAGTTGCTTCAATGGTTTCCATCATCTCTGGTTACG ATACTGGTGTGATGAGTGGAGCAATAATATTCATCAAGGACGATATTGGAATCAGCGATACCCAGCAAGAGGTTCTTGCAGGAATCTTGAACCTATGCGCGTTGGTAGGATCATTAGCTGCAGGAAGAACCTCTGATTACATCGGTCGTCGATACACAATTTTGTTAGCCTCCGTTCTGTTCATGCTGGGTGCAATTCTGATGGGATACGGCCCCAACTATGCAATATTAATGGTTGGAAGGTGCGTTGGAGGTGTGGGTGTGGGTTTTGCTCTTATGATAGCACCGGTTTACTCGGCAGAGATTTCCTCTGCATCATCCAGGGGTTTTCTAACGTCTTTGCCGGAGCTTTGTATCGGCATTGGCATCTTACTTGGCTACGTATCGAACTTCTTCTTGGGAAAATTGACCTTGAAGCTTGGATGGAGGTTGATGCTTGGTGTTGCTGCGCTTCCTTCACTTGCTTTGGCTTTGGTTATTATGGCAATGCCAGAATCGCCAAGGTGGTTAGTGATGCAGGGTCGTTTGGAAGGTGCGAGGAAGGTGCTGTTGAAAGTTTCAAACAGCACAAAAGAGGCCGAACTTCGTTTGAGCGAAATAAAAGTGGCTGTAGGGTTTGATGAGACGTGTGGCAAGGTCCCTGAGAAGTCACAGGGTGAAGGGGTTTGGAAAGAGTTGCTTGTGAGGCCCACACCGGAAGTTCGATGGATGGTGATTGCAGCAGTAGGGATTCATTTTTTCGAGCATGCAACTGGCATTGAAGCTGTGATGTTGTATAGTCCCAGAATCTTCAAGAAAGCTGGTGTGAGAAGTAAGGATAAGCTGTTGCTTGCGACTGTTGGAATTGGTCTGACTAAGATAATTTTCTTGTTGATGGCTTTGTTTTTGCTTGACAAAGTTGGTAGAAGGCGCCTCTTGCAAATAAGCACTGGGGGGATGATTTGTGGGCTCACACTTTTGGGTTTTAGTTTGACCATGGTTGATCAATCCAGTGAAAAGGTATTGTGGGCTTTGAGTCTTAGCATTGTGGCCACATATGCTTATGTTGCTTTCTTTaacattgggcttgggcctgtgaCTTGGGTGTACAGCACGGAGATATTCCCTTTGAAGTTGAGGGCGCAAGGGGCTAGTATAGGAGTTGCAGTGAATAGAACCATGAATGCTGTGGTTTCCATGAGCTTTATTTCAATCTCCAAAGCATTCACCATTGGTGGCAGCTTCTTCATGTTTGCTGGTGTATCTGTACTCGCTTGGttgttcttttacttttttcttcctGAAACCAAAGGCGTTCCTTTGGAAGACATGCAATTGGTTTTTAGCAAAAAATCCTGCGCTAAAAACCTAGTTACAAAAACTTAA
- the LOC106769340 gene encoding uncharacterized protein LOC106769340 gives MKDEETLPIAKKETLTSDSGLFGRGSYKFWALAAILLLALWSMFTGTVSLRWSGTLNTFSHDLHVPLHDHLDVLEMEEREKVVRHMWDVYTNNRRIRLPRFWQEAFEAAYEDLSSDVAEVRDAAIAEIANMSLSSFDIQLPPVTHSTRAQEVDKNLEQLEKGKGATSERA, from the exons ATGAAGGATGAAGAGACACTCCCAATTGCGAAAAAGGAAACCCTAACTTCAGATTCAGGTTTATTCGGAAGAGGAAGTTACAAATTCTGGGCACTGGCGGCCATTTTGCTCCTCGCACTGTGGTCAATGTTCACCGGCACCGTCTCGCTCCGCTGGTCGGGGACGCTCAACACCTTCTCCCATGACCTCCACGTGCCGCTCCATGACCACCTCGACGTCCTC GAAATGGAGGAAAGAGAGAAGGTGGTGAGGCACATGTGGGACGTGTACACGAATAACCGTAGGATCAGGTTGCCTCGGTTCTGGCAAGAGGCCTTCGAGGCTGCGTACGAGGATTTGAGCAGTGACGTGGCGGAGGTTAGAGACGCTGCCATCGCCGAGATCGCTAACATGTCTCTAAGCTCCTTTGATATTCAATTGCCTCCTGTCACACATTCTACG AGAGCACAGGAAGTTGATAAGAACCTGGAGCAATTGGAGAAAGGTAAAGGTGCAACCTCCGAACGTGCATAG